A single region of the Thermoanaerobacterium aotearoense genome encodes:
- a CDS encoding arginine repressor: MMKLARHAKILEIISKNEIETQEELADALQKEGIKVTQATVSRDIKELRLIKVLSADGKKYKYAPMKNQDTKVTDKLVALLSGIVGIDYAGNTIVIKTLSGTAPAAAEALDTLNWNEVVGTLAGDNTIFMLVRSEDAVKEIIDRINELIK; the protein is encoded by the coding sequence ATGATGAAATTAGCAAGACATGCAAAGATTCTTGAAATAATAAGTAAAAATGAAATTGAAACACAGGAAGAATTGGCAGATGCCCTTCAAAAAGAAGGCATAAAAGTCACACAAGCGACAGTATCCAGGGATATAAAAGAGCTAAGACTTATAAAAGTATTGAGTGCAGACGGCAAAAAGTACAAATATGCGCCAATGAAAAACCAAGATACCAAAGTAACTGACAAATTGGTTGCGCTTCTATCTGGAATAGTAGGAATAGATTATGCTGGAAATACTATAGTAATTAAAACACTTTCTGGAACTGCACCTGCTGCTGCAGAAGCTTTGGATACATTAAATTGGAATGAGGTAGTAGGAACTCTTGCAGGAGATAATACTATATTTATGCTTGTGAGATCGGAAGATGCCGTCAAAGAAATTATAGACAGGATTAATGAATTGATTAAATGA
- the recN gene encoding DNA repair protein RecN, which yields MILTLNIKNIALIDEAEIDFDDGLNILTGETGAGKSIVIDSMMLLLGGRANKDIIRNGAQKATVEGVFLVDSNTDVIHKILDEAGIEHEDDDTLIISRDITENGRNYCRVNGRIVPLSFLSKLGTYLVDILGQHEHQFLLDSSKHLSILDNFQDKNFFDLKGTLRDLLSEYNILNKRLKEFYSDDKEKMSKIDLLKYQINEIESAKIKKGEEENLLERRNILINSEKLFNSMNECYNLLYKGINDNTSVLDNLSVVLKNLDVSYKIDRRLEKLKEMIQSALYTLDDCSIQIRDYIENINFDANELNEIEKRLDILGNLKRKYGRTIEEIIRYKEEKNDELTKLLNAEEEIHKINKEKEEIMQKIKMISDEIHEMRKNVADFLEKKISDVLSELNMPNTIFKVDIRKKDVANENGMDEVEFLISTNIGEPLKPLDKIASGGELSRIMLALKTILADFDGISTLIFDEVDTGISGKAAQSVAQKIALISRNRQVICVTHLPQITSMADSHFKISKEFDEDKTYIKIEKLDYEGKIKELSRIISGSVVTNTTYSHSKELIELAENYKKSLI from the coding sequence ATGATCCTTACATTGAACATAAAAAATATAGCTTTAATCGATGAGGCTGAGATTGATTTTGACGATGGCTTAAACATTCTTACTGGAGAGACAGGTGCTGGTAAATCTATAGTTATAGATTCAATGATGCTTTTGCTGGGTGGGAGAGCAAACAAAGACATTATCCGGAATGGTGCTCAAAAGGCTACAGTTGAAGGTGTTTTTTTAGTAGATTCAAATACTGATGTTATACATAAGATTTTAGATGAAGCAGGTATTGAACATGAAGATGATGATACTCTGATTATCAGTAGAGACATAACAGAAAACGGAAGAAACTACTGTAGAGTTAATGGCAGAATAGTGCCTTTATCTTTTTTAAGCAAATTGGGAACGTATTTGGTTGACATATTAGGTCAACACGAGCATCAGTTTCTGTTAGATAGCAGTAAGCATTTGTCAATATTAGACAATTTTCAAGATAAGAATTTTTTTGATTTAAAAGGCACGTTAAGGGATTTATTAAGTGAATACAATATTCTCAATAAAAGGCTAAAGGAATTTTATTCAGATGACAAAGAAAAGATGTCAAAAATAGATCTTCTTAAGTATCAGATAAATGAAATAGAATCTGCAAAGATAAAAAAAGGAGAAGAAGAAAATTTACTTGAAAGGCGAAACATATTAATAAATTCAGAAAAATTATTTAATTCTATGAATGAATGCTACAATTTGCTTTATAAAGGTATTAATGACAACACATCAGTTTTAGACAATCTCAGTGTAGTTTTAAAAAATTTAGATGTCTCGTATAAAATAGATCGAAGGCTTGAGAAATTGAAAGAAATGATTCAAAGTGCTTTATATACATTAGATGATTGTTCTATTCAAATCAGAGATTACATTGAAAATATTAATTTTGATGCAAATGAGTTAAATGAAATTGAAAAAAGATTGGACATACTGGGGAATTTAAAGAGAAAATACGGAAGGACGATTGAAGAAATAATTAGATATAAAGAAGAGAAAAATGATGAACTTACAAAGTTGTTAAACGCGGAAGAAGAAATACATAAGATAAACAAAGAAAAAGAAGAAATCATGCAGAAAATAAAAATGATTTCCGATGAAATACATGAAATGAGAAAAAATGTAGCAGATTTTCTTGAAAAGAAAATAAGTGATGTCTTGAGTGAGTTAAATATGCCCAATACGATTTTTAAAGTCGATATTAGAAAGAAAGATGTGGCAAATGAAAACGGCATGGACGAAGTAGAGTTTTTAATATCGACTAATATCGGTGAACCTTTAAAGCCACTTGATAAAATAGCGTCTGGCGGTGAGTTATCGAGAATTATGTTGGCTTTAAAGACTATTTTAGCTGATTTTGATGGCATATCTACATTAATATTCGATGAAGTAGATACAGGAATAAGTGGCAAAGCGGCACAATCTGTGGCACAGAAAATAGCTTTGATTTCAAGAAATCGCCAAGTTATATGCGTTACTCATCTACCTCAAATAACATCCATGGCTGATTCGCATTTTAAAATTTCAAAGGAATTTGACGAAGACAAAACTTACATAAAAATTGAAAAATTGGATTATGAAGGAAAAATAAAAGAACTATCGAGAATAATCAGCGGTTCTGTTGTTACAAACACTACTTACAGTCATTCGAAGGAGCTAATTGAATTAGCAGAAAACTACAAAAAAAGTTTAATTTAA